The Lichenihabitans psoromatis genome contains a region encoding:
- a CDS encoding N-acyl amino acid synthase FeeM domain-containing protein — protein sequence MIAAASRSHLNFADRLVHLLDYVEYRRADTPDQRDAIYRLRYDAYLKEGMTKADARGMLVDRYDDAANAWTFGLYVDDQLSSSIRINVASERLGPSPATAFFPDLLGPDLAAGRVIVDPNRLVTEHTAARAMPELAYLTVRLGYVAAWHFDADVVTATVRAEHQAFYKRVFGLRSECLPRTIPPIEKPFCLMSFREASMVSIMNRYPCFRSTEQERSALFDRPDGARIDLTPLDLTTPALAETRLLQAAKVAAR from the coding sequence ATGATCGCCGCCGCTTCCAGATCGCATCTGAATTTCGCCGATCGCCTGGTTCATCTTCTCGACTATGTGGAATACCGACGGGCCGACACACCGGACCAACGCGACGCGATTTACCGACTTCGATACGATGCCTACCTCAAAGAGGGGATGACCAAAGCCGACGCCAGGGGCATGTTGGTCGATCGGTACGACGATGCCGCCAATGCATGGACCTTCGGGCTCTATGTCGACGACCAGCTTTCGAGCTCGATCCGGATCAATGTTGCATCCGAGCGGCTCGGCCCTTCGCCAGCCACGGCGTTTTTCCCAGACCTGCTCGGACCCGACCTCGCGGCCGGCCGCGTCATCGTCGACCCGAACCGTCTTGTGACCGAACACACGGCCGCGCGTGCGATGCCGGAGCTTGCCTATCTCACGGTTCGGCTCGGTTACGTCGCGGCTTGGCACTTTGACGCCGACGTGGTCACCGCGACCGTGCGGGCCGAACATCAAGCCTTCTACAAACGGGTGTTCGGGCTGCGCTCAGAATGTCTGCCGCGCACGATCCCGCCGATCGAAAAGCCATTCTGCCTGATGAGCTTTCGCGAGGCCTCGATGGTGTCCATCATGAACCGCTATCCCTGCTTCAGGTCGACCGAACAGGAGCGCTCTGCCTTGTTCGACAGGCCGGATGGGGCGCGCATCGACCTGACGCCGCTTGACCTTACGACGCCCGCCCTCGCCGAAACACGCCTCCTGCAGGCCGCAAAGGTCGCGGCTCGATAG